A window of Streptomyces profundus genomic DNA:
CCCCGGCTCCGTGGTCGGCGCGCAGCACCGGCTGGCGCAGCAGCATCTCCTCCACCAGGCGGAGGAAGAACCCGGCGGCGCGGCGCAGTTCGTCGGCGTCGGCCCGGGTGGCCACGCCTCGGATGCCGGCGTCTATCCGCGCCCGCCGCTCGGCGCTGGCCGCGAACAGGACGCTCCACTCCATCAGCTCGGGCGCCACCTCGGGCAGCACCTCCCAGACGCTGCGGATGCGCCGGCGGCCCCTGGGGGTGACCTCGGCCCGCGCGCGTACCGCGAGGACGGCGGCGGCGGCACGCAGCGCCGCGAGGTGCGCGGCGACGAACGCGTCGCCCGGATCGGGCGCCACCGCCGCCTCGGCCAGGCCGCGTTCGGCCTGGGCCAGTAGATCGAGCGCGGCGGGGGGCGCGGGGGCCCGGCGCGGCACGGGGTGCACATCAGTCGGGAATCCGGTCATGACGAGCCTCCAGTCAGTCGCCATTCAGCGGTCCAACGGTCCGACGGTTCCACGCGGTCAGCGCAGTTGTGCACATGGTGGCGCATGGCACTGACAATCCCCGGCGCACGGCTCTGGCCAGGGGAGAGACAATC
This region includes:
- a CDS encoding SAV_6107 family HEPN domain-containing protein, which gives rise to MTGFPTDVHPVPRRAPAPPAALDLLAQAERGLAEAAVAPDPGDAFVAAHLAALRAAAAVLAVRARAEVTPRGRRRIRSVWEVLPEVAPELMEWSVLFAASAERRARIDAGIRGVATRADADELRRAAGFFLRLVEEMLLRQPVLRADHGAGGSTAK